One genomic segment of Candidatus Stygibacter australis includes these proteins:
- a CDS encoding hydrogenase iron-sulfur subunit — MEEWQPKILAILCNWCSYAGADLAGVSRMQYPPNVRVLRVPCSGRVDPLFIVKSLQSGFDALLVSGUHPGDCHYLSGNFIARRRYSTIKPLLEFIGIEPERVQFSWISAGEGERFADIITKITKEIKEIGPATRLVKGVKQV; from the coding sequence ATGGAAGAATGGCAACCAAAAATATTAGCTATTTTATGTAACTGGTGCTCTTATGCCGGAGCAGACCTGGCTGGTGTTTCTCGCATGCAGTATCCGCCCAATGTCCGGGTGCTCAGGGTACCCTGTTCCGGACGTGTTGATCCATTATTTATTGTAAAGTCACTTCAGAGCGGGTTTGATGCTTTACTGGTCTCCGGCTGACATCCGGGAGACTGTCATTACCTGTCAGGTAATTTTATCGCCCGTAGACGGTATTCTACGATCAAACCACTTTTAGAATTCATTGGAATTGAACCAGAACGCGTGCAGTTTTCCTGGATTTCTGCTGGTGAAGGTGAACGCTTTGCTGATATCATCACAAAAATCACTAAAGAAATCAAAGAAATTGGTCCTGCTACCAGGCTGGTAAAAGGAGTGAAACAGGTATGA